The genomic interval GCAACTCTGCATGAATCACAGCTGTAGATATTTTGACATCcattaaaatcatataaatagaCTGTAATTTTACAGACATATATGCACAGTATGGCTTACACTGTTCTGTCCTTTTTTGAATTAAGGATTTAAGTTGAGATTTAGAAGCATATGAAATACATAGCAATATTAAGTGATATTAATCAATCATTAATAAATCAGTGTAATGGTTtcttcagtgtggtacacataATAGTCTTCTGTACACAATGAGAAACCAAGTCTGTCCTCAGACCAGCAGTGACCTTGTGAAGGATGAATCTACCTGGAACTATCTTTTCCCTTAGAGGCATGTTGACCCATTTAGAGAGGAATGCTTCTTTTCCCGTTAATTTCTTCTTATCTCCTACCCTGAATTGAAGGAAgaatgtgtatctgtgtgtctgtattgtttttatgtgtgtgtgacaatgcCTCTTCACATTGCCTATTTTAAACACAGTGGTAGTTTTCTCTTTACTGCAGCGGAGAAACTTGGTGACCTGAGTCTTGCAGCTGCGCAGCGCGCTGAGCGGGCTtcctttgtgtgtgcatgtgtgtgtgtgagagaggaagtgtatgtgtgtgtgtgcgtgtgtgtgtgcgtgtgtgtgtgcgtgtgtgtgtgcgtcttgCATGTTCCCCTGTGAGCAGAGTTGCAGACTCACCACAGACTTTGATTAATGACACCTCCAATTAATCAAGTATCTGTAGCAGGACGAGTGCAGCAGCTCAGTGCAGGGGCCATGCAGACTATTCAACACTTTATAAAGTGTGTGCACTGCAGcagaagagcaaaaacaaagaaaagagagaaagaaaaatgtctttttaaacaactgtatttaGATATACCCGATACAGCTTACTGCTCTGTGCTATAAAGCTCCATGATTGTCCAACAGCAACTATTAAAATCACATCAGTAAGCTATattgttgcactgggtgacatttTCCTTCAATATGATTAAGTACAGTAGTTTACTCTGAGTCAATCCACTCATCCATCAACCAGCGCACCAAATCCATTATTGAAAATAGTCACCAATACACagtttactcctgtttgagtcaAATTTGCTAACAACTACAGTGCCAAGACGTTTTAGGAAATAACCCTTgaaagctgcaacaattaatcgattagttatcaactattaaattcatcgccaactatttttataatcgattaattggtttgagagtcaaaattctctgattccagcttcttaaatgtgaatattttctagtctctttactcctctatgacagtaaactgaatatctttgagttgtggactaaacaagacatttgcagacgtcattttgggctttagggaacactgatcgtcatttttcaccattttgtgacattttataggccaaacaaacaaaaaaatcgagaaaataatcgacagattaattaacaatgaaaataaccattagttgcagccttaatatattgtgttttttaaagatttacatctgtAGTAGAAACAAATGTATTtgggaagtcagaaagtattgagaaTAAGACTAACACACTGTTGGGTTTGGACTTTTcattggatttgttgacaataaaataaaatatagaatatatcaCCAGTCTTATCCTTTAAATTGTGTTATCATATCTTTgttgaaaatactttttttgatGCTTATTTGTGAGACAATCAAAGTTTATTATTTCCTTCTCTTCTCCCCATTCCCATTCTGATCACTTTCCTCgtctctttttttctcacccTTCTTCttgtcttctctttcttctccctgCTTTCCTCTCAAGATTATGGCTGAAAGGAAAAGTGCCAAGGCTGCAGCTGGCAGCTCCTCCCAGACCGGCTCCGATGTACCCCTACaaggtatacacacacacacacacacacacacacacacactctttttctcttttgtagTTCCCTCATGGAGCGAATTGGATTTGTCAGGCGTGTACTATCTTCCCTGCTGTGATTTCTTGTCTCACATTACAGCGTTCCTCCACATCTGAAACCATATAtgcgtgttttttttaaaaatgaccttATCGCCTCAGGAGCGACTGTGAACATTTGTTAACAGAAAAGGTAGCAGTGTTTGGTTCTATTACACACAGATAATGCTGACTTCAGAACAACTCCCCGCTCCACAATCACTGAGCTTTATCCTCCCAGCGCTAATTCTATTCACCGTTTCCTATTTCGCCAAGTCCCAACGCTTGTTCCTCTCAGTCCCAAGTAATTACaggaagaaagaggaaaaaagcgCCAGCACAATTCATCCTCTGCTGTAACTTCAGCTGGTGTGTGTATCTGCTGAGCGTGGGGGAAAGGAGCTCCGGCATCAGAATATAAAAGAACTATACCGGCTCTTCACTTACAGAGGAAGTCGACCTCATTAAAACCCAATTAGTGTTTCTTTCAGGCGAGGCTTGGTGCTTCACGGCGCCCATCCCAACCGCAGGATCAAAGAACTTATTGGTGAAACATCCCTCACATCTTTAAAACTATCACTTGCTTGAACTCACAGTCTTTTAACTGAAAAATGATGGAAAACAGTTCTCGTTCTCTTCTGGATTAAGTCTCTTCAGGGTCGCTGGGAGCATACAATCCCGTGTTGGGACACATTTTAGGAGATTAGCGCAGAATGATTTGGGATGAGTGGCAACACTAGGATAATGGCCCTGCTGTCCTCATCACATCTGGCCTGTCTGAGCTCTACTTTAAATATGGAATTAAtttatgaaatgaatgaatcattCATGTAACTACTGTTTTTAGCACTTTAGCAGTTCATACTGAATGGGTGAGATATTAGGGACTTTTTAATAGAGTACACTGATGAGGTGAATCCAGGCAAAAGCCATTATCCCTGATTGATTTCCCTTATTCTGTCCATATCGATCACATGAAGATGAGTTTATGATGAATTGCTAATCTCTGAAACTCATTAATAAGATGAGGAATTAAGATGAGGATTGTGCAAAATGGGCTGAAACTCCAAATGAGGCAAATGTCATATGTGGGCTGGTTTATCGCTATTTAAAGTTTAACTCAACTGACCTCCAGTGGTTTAACTTCTCACCTTGCAAAAGTGATGTGCAGGTGTACTCCAGGACACTTTGACATCACTGCTGGGTGTggttgtctgtaaaggggaaatgtctgtaaaggggagattcgtgggtacccatagaacccattttcattcatatatcttgaggtcagaggtcaaggaacccctttaaATATGGCCATGTGTGGCGGCAATTTCTGTTTAATAAGGACTCAAAAACAAGAGAGCGTCTTTCAGAGTTTTAATACACACTTGCAAGCGGGCACACAACCATCAACATAGAATGTTCAGGGCTGAGAGCACCGAGTCTCTCCGTTTAGCGACATTTATAACCTTGCATGAATGCTCACAGTCGTATATCTCACTTTATCCTCTCTGTCTGACACTTCTGTCCTTTTAAGGTACGTGTCCgacaccatgccagtttttcctcaccaaaattgagcTAAAGTTTTGAAGCGTTAGGTTTGTATATAAATGCCCTCAGTTACCGACTGAAGTGAATGTGTAATTCAACAATAATGACCGTTACATTATTAACAATCTTTAAACTATGCAGTTAAACATTTATCCACGTTTAGTGTTTGGCATTTACCTTGTCAGAAGCCATCTCAAGCTTATGCAGCTAATTGCATGGTGTGTTAGTAATAGCGAGGTCCTGAGGGTAAATGATGTTAACTCCTATGCTGATTGAGATGCAGGTGATACAACATCTTTGATCGTCCTCATTCACTCATCCTTTCTGCCTACAGGCCAGTGTGAACAGGCACGGCTGGGTTTTCATGCAGAAAACTCTGAAATCCTGCATCGTGCTCGTGTGTGGATATGTTTTTCATGCCCTAATCATGTCAACAACaccataaaatattaaaatattcaccagtgtttgtttatttcccAAGTTTAAGCCAATTATCGTGTGTGGGCTTTACTTTTGAAACTTTGTGTTAGATGTTGTCATGTGATAAAATTCCCTGCGGGcggtatgtgcgtgtgtgttttaatgtgtgtgtgtgtgttttctctctgcagagtttCCCATACCAAAGACTGAGTTGGTGCAGAAGTTTCATGTCCTGTATCTGGGTATGACAACTGTGTCTCGCCCCATAGGTAAACCTGAACTTAATACTGAAACACACGTCATAACACATCCTGCAACTGTCTCACTGTTCAGGCTCCCCTGTGTTTTGTCCGCAGGTATGGACATCATAAATGGGGCCCTAGAAAACCTCCTGACCACTACAGGCAAAGAGGACTGGACTCCTGTCATATTGAGTATTGCTGACACCACTCTGGCTGTCATCAAAGAAAAGGCAAGGGACCGTTTGTTGCAGTAACCGATAAATAAAAGATGTGAATGTGCTTGTAGATTAAAGAGGAAGATCTACATGTAATAGAGTAAAGTTTAGCACAGATCTAATTCTCCTCTTGGCTGTGtgtgcaggaagaggaagaggaggtgttgGTAGAGTGTCGAGTCCGTTTCTTGTCCTTCATGGGCGTGGGACGAGATGTGCACTCATTTGCCTTTGTTATGGATACTGGGAGCCAGCATTTCCAGTGCCATGCGTTCTGGTGCGACCCCAACGCAGGCAACGTGTCTGAGGCTGTCCAGGCAGCGTGTGTGGTAAGTTCATATTTCTTTTTGTCATGAAATGATGATGTTATGTGTTGTATTGTCACTATTCCGAAATGAATATTGAACACCAGTGAAATACACTGGTTTAATTCTGCGTCCAGTTGGCTTTCCGCTtgtgttgactccagggaatgaagaaaaaaacaaaaacattagtaTATCCAGCAGTAAACTGCAGTAAGCACCGGTCTGCCAGCTGCAGACGACATGCTCGTCTCAGTCCCGaccccgctgctgcacagagcgctgtGTTCTTGTTTATTCATGGTTTATTGATATCGACCATGTTGCGTGtacaaattgcaccaaatttgacaaAGCACTTTGTGGGGTCCGcggcaatacacctgccaagtgAGAAGTtgatcggatgagcggttctcgagatatgcgcgGAACAGACCCACAAACCCACATACAGACAGAAATTCATTGCTTTATAGTTGGATGAATTACACATTGTGGTTTCTGACTGAGCCAGGTTAACCTTTTCCCAGTTTCCATTCTTTATGCCAAGCTAAGCTGCTGGCAGTTGTTTCATATTTAATGCATAgatggtatcaatcttctcatctaagtcTCAGCAAGACagcgaataagcgtatttccccaaacttcTAAAAACGATTCCTTTAATAAATTACTTACAAACTGCAAGTAACAAACATCTTGTTTAATAACTTCTTCCTTTTATCCCAAAACCCAAATAAAAGAAACTCATCTAACCCTGTCCACCTCTTCCTCAGCTGCGGTATCAGAAGTGTCTGGTGGCACGGCCGCCCTCCCAACGCGCTGGCTCCTCTTCCTCGCCCTCTCCGGACTCGGTGACCCGCCGGGTGACCACCAGTGTGAAACGTGGCGTTCAGTCACTCATAGACACTCTGAAACCCAAGAAACAGCCGCCGGAACTCCCCCAGCAATGACCGTCACCAGTGACAACACCACCCCACCCCCCCAGCCAATGCCTGGACGCCACTCACACACTATCGCCACGACAACACCtaatcagtaccaaccatggtAACCAATGATGTACATACATGTTAACAAACACCACCACAGATGTAGGAAAGAAGAACAATCCTCCAGTACGCCtgatgataaaaaaattataagaaAACTCATGTTTCATGAGGAAGAATGGGAAAACGGCTGTCACTggttgaactttgacctttgaaCGCTGCTGTGTCCAAGTGGAAACCACCTGCTGGCTTCATTGGCCCTTACTGTATATGGATTCTGGGCTAGAAGATCAACTTTCTATTGACAGACTGGTTTATGGAACCAATCATTGGTTTACTCCATTTTCTTTCATGCTCTGTCCCTTCCTGTAAAAACATTCATCAGCACAGTAAGAGCACCTGGACTGGACGCCCGAGACGCCAACGCTACAGGAGCCTTCCAGGACAGAAAAGGTGTCGACTTGCTGTCATGGGATTTTAACAAGTAAATAAGAAAAGACAGACAAGACCTGACAACACGCTCCCTCCAAccaaatgggaaaaaaaaaatgttttgatccCGTCGATGTGCGTCAGacttgaaacaaacaaaaacgtaACATCTCCTTTGAGGATGAATGAAGCGATTGTAATGGTGAAGTGTATGTAAATGATTGTACGTAGGAAGAGAGAATTTAGGGCACAAAACTTGTAGATATGAGGGAGAGGTGAAGTGTTGGTGACAGAAAATGGGAAAGATGTGGGTTTtgattttgcatgttttcttgATGGGATATGTTTTATGTTGATGAGTTGATAAGGGTCTCTTGTTAGAAGAGTGGTGAACACACAAGAAATAGATGCTCTTAGCACAAGTCATCTCCACTTGACCATGACTGGATTTACACTGGCACAAGAAATCTGGCCCATTTCCGACCCATACGTACGTGACTAAAATGTTACTCTCTGCCCCATTTACAGAATCACAATTAAGGATTGTCAGTCAACGAGTTTTACTTTCTATTCCTTGATGGATGAGTTGATCAGAAAAAGAAAGGTAAcagtttttaatgtattttgaagcttataatttgtttttttgcatacaTTAGAGAAAAGCTGAGTTCAAAAGCTCAAGAATGTTACATTGCTTATGTTCAAACTTTACAATTTCCTCAGGAATCTTTATGCATACACCCAAGATTTATGCGGTAGCAAGAAATTCCAGATCAAGGCTTTGACTTTGGCAGATGTGAAGCACTCGAGGCTGTTAAGAACTGTGGTACACAACAGTGTTTGCCTTGCTTGTAAAGCACGGAAAAGACTAAATC from Sebastes fasciatus isolate fSebFas1 chromosome 10, fSebFas1.pri, whole genome shotgun sequence carries:
- the apbb2a gene encoding amyloid beta precursor protein binding family B member 2 isoform X3, which encodes MAERKSAKAAAGSSSQTGSDVPLQEFPIPKTELVQKFHVLYLGMTTVSRPIGMDIINGALENLLTTTGKEDWTPVILSIADTTLAVIKEKEEEEEVLVECRVRFLSFMGVGRDVHSFAFVMDTGSQHFQCHAFWCDPNAGNVSEAVQAACVLRYQKCLVARPPSQRAGSSSSPSPDSVTRRVTTSVKRGVQSLIDTLKPKKQPPELPQQ